Proteins found in one bacterium genomic segment:
- a CDS encoding cyclase family protein, with protein MQIIDLSLALKGYGPEPDPPKIKYMSHKTGAFLLGLGALLCKGNSFIGHLKNFILYLMGSYRITSKDFPDQMGIALEEIKTDTHAGTHLDAPWHFGPTVENKPAKTIGEVPLQWCYSDGVVLDLRHKKAGEFITVEDIKFALQKINYQIKPDDIVLIMTGWDKFQDSKEYLNHPGMSEEATLWLIDQGVKIMGIDAFGFDRGWQAMFDDYIKTKDAKYLWPAHFVGRKKEYCHIEKMANLDKIPKPYGFKVICFPVNIEKAGAGWTRAVAIIE; from the coding sequence ATGCAGATAATAGATTTAAGTTTGGCGTTAAAAGGTTATGGTCCAGAGCCTGACCCACCTAAAATTAAGTATATGAGTCATAAGACAGGGGCATTTTTACTTGGATTAGGGGCTTTGCTGTGTAAAGGTAACTCATTCATAGGACATCTAAAAAACTTTATCCTCTATTTAATGGGCAGCTATAGAATTACCTCAAAAGATTTTCCTGACCAGATGGGGATAGCCTTAGAAGAAATTAAAACCGATACCCATGCCGGAACTCATCTTGATGCCCCCTGGCATTTCGGTCCTACTGTTGAAAACAAACCGGCTAAAACTATTGGTGAAGTTCCACTCCAATGGTGCTACTCAGATGGCGTCGTGCTTGATTTAAGACATAAAAAGGCGGGTGAGTTTATCACCGTCGAGGATATAAAATTTGCCTTGCAAAAGATTAATTACCAGATTAAACCTGATGACATCGTCCTGATTATGACCGGCTGGGATAAATTTCAAGATAGTAAAGAATATCTAAATCATCCTGGAATGTCTGAAGAAGCAACTTTATGGCTAATTGATCAAGGAGTAAAGATAATGGGGATTGATGCCTTTGGTTTTGACCGCGGTTGGCAGGCGATGTTTGATGATTATATTAAAACAAAGGATGCTAAATATCTCTGGCCCGCCCATTTTGTCGGCAGAAAAAAGGAATACTGCCACATTGAAAAAATGGCTAATCTGGATAAAATACCAAAACCGTATGGGTTTAAAGTTATTTGTTTTCCAGTAAATATAGAAAAGGCAGGAGCTGGTTGGACAAGAGCCGTGGCGATTATTGAATAA
- a CDS encoding SRPBCC family protein, with the protein MIQTKNTIIINKDIDKVFEIATDFERYPEFIPTYKKVKIIEKNADNIIIERSGMAGGKEITWRSLVKLEKNKSITAEQLAGPIPGMKIEWLFEEVGNTTKITLIHNFEYKKIPLIGPIIGKFIVAKIVYKMADDTLKAIKNRVEAR; encoded by the coding sequence GTGATTCAGACAAAAAATACCATCATCATCAATAAAGATATTGATAAAGTTTTTGAAATAGCTACGGATTTTGAACGCTACCCAGAATTTATCCCCACCTACAAAAAGGTAAAGATTATTGAGAAAAATGCCGATAATATAATAATAGAGCGCTCGGGTATGGCTGGCGGTAAAGAAATCACCTGGCGGTCTTTAGTTAAATTAGAGAAAAATAAATCTATCACCGCTGAACAACTTGCAGGTCCTATTCCCGGAATGAAGATAGAATGGTTATTTGAAGAAGTAGGTAACACCACTAAAATTACCTTAATCCATAATTTTGAGTATAAAAAAATACCTCTAATCGGACCTATCATTGGTAAATTCATCGTGGCTAAAATTGTTTATAAGATGGCGGATGACACACTGAAGGCAATTAAAAATAGGGTTGAAGCCAGATAA
- a CDS encoding DUF6036 family nucleotidyltransferase has protein sequence MQEFLMLLHKYCVKYLIIGGEAVIYYGYPRLTGDMDIFYENSAENIGNLFKMLDEFWDGNIPEIENIEELAKPGLIVQFGVPPNRIDLLNKITNIEFSKAWGNRKVETIKFNKNMIPIYYIGLDELIKNKKAVNRPKDMEDLKYLERRKGNR, from the coding sequence ATGCAAGAATTTTTAATGCTTCTTCATAAGTATTGTGTGAAGTATTTAATTATTGGTGGTGAGGCTGTAATTTATTATGGTTATCCTCGATTAACAGGAGATATGGATATATTTTATGAAAATTCAGCAGAAAATATTGGAAATTTATTTAAGATGCTGGATGAATTTTGGGATGGGAACATTCCAGAAATTGAAAACATAGAAGAATTAGCAAAACCAGGTTTGATAGTTCAATTTGGAGTGCCTCCTAACAGAATTGATTTGTTAAATAAAATTACTAATATTGAATTTTCTAAAGCCTGGGGAAATAGAAAAGTTGAAACGATAAAATTCAACAAAAACATGATCCCTATTTATTATATTGGATTAGATGAGCTGATAAAGAATAAAAAAGCAGTCAATAGACCTAAAGATATGGAAGATTTAAAATACCTTGAAAGAAGAAAAGGGAACCGTTAG
- a CDS encoding outer membrane protein transport protein, with translation MLKKWLSILVVMSIFCLSYVKEGWTAAFEGPGVCVRPLTMGGAFIGLADDWSAVIWNPAGLTQLEGKGFGFSLDYVPAEASDSNSIANPLQPNKDQKDVFVNPGNEIDRFNKQDVKSTVYLPTIAGYTQFRGFVVGGAIYTPLGYASTWEDTVGTISGKYEIEAYEIVFNISAAKKEIMPNLSAGLGLNLVWGKLEKSAQKVTPGYTYKIDYDGDGSDFEGVFSLFYKYQPNLNLGFIYRTGSKITFDGSAKRTHTAIPFLNHSTDYEQVFRHPSTYGFGIAYQPNPKLTLTGDWNRTDWSKQRDEITYTTQQIEPFVNTNEDLDWKDVDKIRLGAEYTLNELWKLRAGFFTDPSPMPDKAVSMTNLIDIDRNYYSLGAGYKKDNWQIDMGILHTKDDQVKKHPATNEEVTYEKKCTSVHIATSCQL, from the coding sequence ATGTTAAAAAAATGGTTAAGTATTTTAGTAGTAATGAGCATCTTTTGTCTGAGCTATGTCAAAGAAGGTTGGACAGCGGCTTTTGAAGGACCGGGGGTATGTGTCAGACCATTAACTATGGGTGGGGCATTTATTGGTCTGGCTGATGATTGGTCTGCGGTTATCTGGAATCCTGCCGGATTAACTCAACTTGAAGGCAAAGGTTTTGGGTTTAGCCTGGATTATGTCCCGGCAGAGGCAAGTGACAGTAATTCAATTGCTAATCCATTACAACCGAATAAAGATCAGAAAGATGTATTTGTTAATCCAGGAAACGAGATTGACAGATTTAATAAACAAGATGTTAAATCTACCGTCTATCTGCCGACTATAGCAGGATATACACAATTTAGAGGTTTTGTCGTTGGTGGGGCGATTTATACTCCTCTGGGATATGCCTCTACCTGGGAAGATACAGTTGGAACAATCAGCGGTAAATATGAAATTGAGGCTTATGAGATAGTCTTTAATATTTCTGCCGCCAAAAAGGAGATAATGCCTAACTTATCGGCAGGATTAGGATTGAATTTGGTTTGGGGAAAACTTGAAAAATCTGCACAGAAAGTTACACCGGGTTACACCTATAAAATTGATTATGATGGTGATGGCTCAGATTTTGAAGGGGTATTTAGTCTATTTTACAAGTATCAGCCTAATTTAAACTTAGGCTTTATCTATCGGACAGGCAGTAAGATAACCTTTGACGGTTCTGCTAAGAGAACACATACGGCTATACCTTTCTTAAATCACAGCACTGACTATGAGCAGGTATTCAGACATCCATCTACTTACGGGTTTGGCATAGCCTACCAACCAAATCCTAAACTTACCCTGACGGGTGATTGGAATCGCACAGATTGGAGTAAACAAAGAGATGAAATTACCTATACCACTCAGCAAATAGAACCATTTGTTAATACAAATGAAGATTTAGACTGGAAGGATGTTGATAAGATTCGACTTGGGGCAGAATATACACTTAACGAATTGTGGAAACTACGGGCAGGTTTCTTTACAGACCCATCTCCAATGCCAGATAAAGCAGTCAGTATGACCAATTTGATAGATATTGATAGAAACTACTATTCTCTGGGAGCAGGATATAAAAAAGATAACTGGCAAATAGATATGGGTATTTTGCATACGAAAGATGACCAGGTAAAAAAACATCCAGCGACTAATGAGGAGGTAACATACGAGAAAAAATGCACCTCTGTTCATATCGCCACAAGTTGCCAACTTTGA